In a genomic window of Candidatus Thiothrix sulfatifontis:
- the exbD gene encoding TonB system transport protein ExbD: MKRFDQINMIPFIDIMLVLLAIVLTTASFVSQGLIPINLPTAEQASEASNDETPLEIAINAQNEFFLGEEKVTLEQMAEKLKLQAKPETLIVLRIDKATVFEHFVKLIDLLKAQELNNLSIQAQQE, from the coding sequence ATGAAACGTTTCGACCAGATTAATATGATTCCTTTCATCGACATTATGCTGGTGTTGCTGGCGATTGTGCTGACGACAGCAAGTTTTGTGTCGCAAGGGTTGATTCCGATTAATCTGCCGACTGCCGAGCAAGCCAGTGAAGCGTCGAATGACGAGACACCGCTCGAAATTGCCATCAATGCGCAGAATGAGTTTTTCCTTGGTGAAGAAAAAGTCACGCTGGAACAAATGGCTGAAAAGCTCAAACTGCAAGCCAAGCCAGAAACGTTGATTGTATTGCGCATTGATAAGGCGACTGTGTTTGAACATTTCGTCAAGCTGATTGATCTGCTGAAAGCACAGGAACTCAACAACTTGTCGATACAGGCACAGCAGGAGTAG
- a CDS encoding DUF6516 family protein, with protein MKAKLILKDRIVYDGGYIQEMVIWEVPQPVAGSQHLYKYRLFFGLPNQRIVGYDNERPKGDHRHYGEREEAYPFLTIQQLVGDFLADVEEQRRQYYAE; from the coding sequence ATGAAAGCAAAGCTCATCCTGAAAGACAGAATCGTGTACGACGGCGGGTACATACAAGAAATGGTGATCTGGGAAGTGCCGCAACCCGTGGCAGGCAGTCAGCATCTCTATAAATATCGCCTATTTTTCGGTCTGCCAAATCAACGGATTGTCGGTTATGACAATGAACGCCCCAAAGGTGATCACAGGCATTACGGTGAGCGGGAGGAGGCTTATCCTTTCCTTACCATCCAGCAACTTGTGGGGGATTTTTTGGCGGATGTAGAAGAACAACGGAGGCAATATTATGCAGAATAA
- a CDS encoding type II toxin-antitoxin system VapC family toxin, with protein sequence MKSLIIDTSVFNKLYLEEADSEQALVLFARATNREFNLQAPDLLYLEVISTANHYHVPIDFVSQLLDFQTRHLLPLRTLTRAEMKKAIEITQQGHPQSGYPSIYDSVFHAMAMCNDAILVTADKRHYEKTKHLGNIIQLKDCATL encoded by the coding sequence GTGAAATCCTTGATCATTGACACCTCTGTTTTCAACAAGCTGTATTTGGAAGAAGCCGACAGCGAACAGGCGTTAGTACTCTTTGCTCGTGCCACCAATCGTGAATTTAATCTGCAAGCACCGGATTTATTGTATTTGGAAGTGATCAGCACGGCTAACCATTATCACGTACCGATTGATTTTGTTAGCCAATTGCTGGATTTTCAAACCCGTCACTTATTGCCATTGCGGACACTCACACGGGCGGAAATGAAAAAAGCCATCGAAATCACCCAACAAGGTCATCCACAAAGCGGCTATCCTTCCATTTACGATAGTGTCTTCCATGCAATGGCAATGTGTAACGATGCCATACTTGTTACGGCAGATAAGCGACATTACGAGAAGACCAAGCACTTGGGAAATATTATTCAGTTGAAGGATTGCGCTACGTTATAA
- a CDS encoding DUF86 domain-containing protein, which produces MYDRELLIEKLQTLLAALRRIPRRFASITEPSDFYLTEDGEDKLDAICMILIAAGEELKNIDRKTEGKLFPQYPAVRWRGAMGMRDVLAHTYFHVDAEQLFNICKNDIPTMIATLETMLGDLQQVERN; this is translated from the coding sequence ATGTATGACCGTGAACTGCTGATTGAAAAGCTGCAAACCTTGCTGGCAGCGCTGCGCCGCATCCCTCGCCGTTTTGCTTCAATTACTGAACCTTCCGATTTCTATCTGACGGAAGACGGCGAGGATAAGCTAGATGCCATTTGCATGATTTTAATTGCAGCAGGTGAAGAGCTGAAAAATATCGACCGTAAAACTGAAGGTAAACTTTTCCCGCAATACCCAGCGGTAAGATGGCGCGGCGCAATGGGAATGCGGGATGTGCTGGCACACACCTATTTTCATGTTGACGCAGAACAGTTGTTCAATATCTGTAAAAATGACATTCCCACCATGATTGCCACATTGGAAACTATGCTCGGTGATCTTCAGCAGGTTGAACGCAATTGA
- a CDS encoding nucleotidyltransferase domain-containing protein, with translation MPANQRTLSIVELRALLSAFKQQHGAEYSLRALGYFGSYAHNTATPDSDVDIVFETDNPNLFLTAMMKQDLEAVLEKPVDVLHLRGLTNSRLKARIEQEAVYV, from the coding sequence ATGCCCGCTAACCAACGCACGCTAAGCATCGTTGAACTCCGCGCTCTGCTGTCTGCTTTCAAACAACAGCACGGCGCGGAATACAGCCTACGCGCTTTAGGCTATTTCGGCTCTTACGCCCACAATACCGCCACCCCAGACAGTGACGTGGACATCGTATTCGAGACCGACAACCCCAACCTGTTCCTGACCGCCATGATGAAACAAGACTTGGAAGCCGTGTTGGAAAAACCCGTGGATGTATTGCACCTGCGCGGACTCACCAACTCACGCCTGAAAGCCCGTATCGAACAGGAAGCCGTTTATGTATGA
- the exbB gene encoding TonB-system energizer ExbB: MEFLKLYLDYAVLGTLGFMSFIMLAFAVERYIYFWRINLPDFKHIELLKVALTRNLTTIASIGSNAPYVGLLGTVLGILLTFHEMGQGNKLDVNSIMLGLAMALKATAAGLLVAIPSILFYNGLMRKVDVLVSRWTALQDGFA; encoded by the coding sequence ATGGAATTTCTCAAACTGTACCTGGATTACGCGGTGCTGGGCACGCTGGGCTTTATGAGCTTCATTATGCTGGCATTTGCAGTGGAGCGTTATATCTACTTCTGGCGCATTAATCTGCCAGATTTCAAACACATCGAGCTGTTGAAAGTTGCGCTAACTCGCAATCTCACCACCATCGCCAGCATTGGCTCGAACGCGCCGTATGTGGGGCTGTTAGGCACAGTTTTGGGGATTTTGCTTACCTTCCACGAAATGGGGCAGGGCAATAAACTGGATGTAAACAGCATTATGCTAGGGCTGGCAATGGCACTGAAAGCCACTGCTGCCGGGCTACTGGTCGCGATTCCTTCTATCTTGTTTTACAACGGTTTAATGCGCAAAGTGGACGTACTGGTATCGCGTTGGACTGCTTTGCAGGATGGCTTTGCATGA